TTGTTCTTTATATACTTTTTTGCGCTCTTCTTTCCCTTTTTCCAAGTATTTTTGGGCTTCATCAATTGAAATACTTTGATTTTCTAAGACTTTTGCCATTTCTGTATTTTCTTGCATTTTATTATAAGTATCTTCTGCATCTTCTGTGGATATCGGTTCTTCTCCTGACCCACCACTTGTAGTATAATGAATGCTTACATTATCGCTAGAAGCCATATTTTGTAAAACTTCTAACATATCGATATCACTATCTTCTAAATTTTCATTAGATAGGACAAAATATTGTCCATTTCCATCATGAGTATTATCATAATTCATCATCGCATCTGAATTGGTATTAAAATCATACGTATTATCATCTGTCTCTACTGTAGCATCCGTTAATAAAGAGCCACTACCAATTTCATAGCGTACAAAATTATCCGCTGATTCAAAAATATAGTTTCCATCTTTTTTCTCTACAGATAATGTAGAGCGCACTAATGTATTATGATTGACTTCTTGGTCAATATATAATCTATTATCTACTAATGAAACTTTGGCACTAGAAAGAACTTTTTTCATTTCTTCACGATTCGAAGGTGCTACGATAGAGCCGGAGTTATCTTTTGTTGATTGTGTGCGAGAGGCATTAAATTGTAAAATCATACCAATCATACCAATAAAGATAATTACACATAAAATAGGTAAAATCATACCTACGATACTTTTTTTATTTTCTGTTTTCTTTTGTTTGGGAGTAAAAAACGAAGAACTTCCTTTTTTTGGTGGTTCTTTTGTTCCTCCATCTTCTAGTTTTTCTAGTTCATTTAATAATTCATTTTTCTGTTGATTGAATTCTGACATCATGTTCTCCATTTATGTTTTTATCCAACCATTATTACTTTTTCTATTCTTTTTTATCTTTAGGATTGATATAAATCGTTTGATCTCGACCGATTTCTGAAGAGCCCTCTTCTTGTGGACTATCTTTAAATAATTGAATTGGCTCATAAGTAATATAAATAAATTCTTTACTTGAATCTTTTTCTTTTTTCCAAATAAATTCTTTGGAATTCAATTCATTTTTCTTACAAAATTCTTCAATAGCCATACGTTCTTTAACGCTTAAGTGATTTAAAGAAGTACTTCCCTCATAATTGCGATACATAAAATATCCAGAAACACTAACCACGACAAGAACTGCAATAGAAGAAGCAATGGTAATCCATAAACGTTGAGTTTTTTTCTTCTGTTGGGCTTCAAATACCATTCTTTGTTCTGTTAATTCTTTCATTCGTTGTGGTGCGTCTTTATATTCCCCACACCAAGCATATTGAGAATGTAATGTGGTGAAGTACTCAATAGAAGGAGTCTCTTCTTCTTGCATTTTCACTGAGCGATTATAAATCTCTTCTCGTTCTTGTTGTAAACGAGAAAAAATCTCTGAATTTAATTCCTCTTTATAAGGAGTTAATTCATGAATAATTTGGTCATAATTCATATTTTTTCGAGCTTCTACCGACTGATAAACCACAATTGCTTCATATTTTTTCTGTGCTCGTTGCATTAATTGATTGAATAATTCATAAATCGTATGACCTTCATCCTCTAAGCGACTTCCACGTTGGAAATTATTATCTTTTTTTAACATGTGTCCGCATAAGAACATCATTTCTGGAGAATGAATTTCTAAATTTGCTAAACTACGACCCAAATAAACTAAAGATTGATCTTCTCCAGCAATCAACAATTCTTCAAAATATTGACTCGCTGTTACATAATCCTCATCTTCCAATAGTTGATAACTACGTTTTAATTTTCCATTTTCTAAATGATTCGTAATATCATAGTACGCATTTTGGAATTTTTGATATTCCTCTGTTTGTTTTTCATTTTGTACTACTTTTGCCCAAGCTTTAGAATCCAATTGATTATTCATTGTACTTGTTGCTTGTTTTTTACGTTGCGTTGTAGGTTGAACTGTAGTTGGTTCCACTTTTTGTTCTACTGGAGTAGCTGCAGAAGTTGGAACAGGTGACTGTGGATTATGACCAAACATTTGTGACATTCGCATCATATAATTTTGATCTTGTTCCATAATTTCTTTATTCGTTTCATCGATTGCACTCTTCAATACAATCATATCCCAAATGAACCAAAAGATGTATAAAACAAAAATCAAGAAGCGAATAGGTGTATTTGTCATTAGATTCGTTACATAAATACTAGTATCATTTATTGCATCCAATCGATTAGCAATAAT
The DNA window shown above is from Catellicoccus marimammalium M35/04/3 and carries:
- a CDS encoding TM2 domain-containing protein; this translates as MINKQKSAGIAYLLEILLFNFGAGWFYLNRIAHAVIHLVCGLIFGSISWYMAWLLIIANRLDAINDTSIYVTNLMTNTPIRFLIFVLYIFWFIWDMIVLKSAIDETNKEIMEQDQNYMMRMSQMFGHNPQSPVPTSAATPVEQKVEPTTVQPTTQRKKQATSTMNNQLDSKAWAKVVQNEKQTEEYQKFQNAYYDITNHLENGKLKRSYQLLEDEDYVTASQYFEELLIAGEDQSLVYLGRSLANLEIHSPEMMFLCGHMLKKDNNFQRGSRLEDEGHTIYELFNQLMQRAQKKYEAIVVYQSVEARKNMNYDQIIHELTPYKEELNSEIFSRLQQEREEIYNRSVKMQEEETPSIEYFTTLHSQYAWCGEYKDAPQRMKELTEQRMVFEAQQKKKTQRLWITIASSIAVLVVVSVSGYFMYRNYEGSTSLNHLSVKERMAIEEFCKKNELNSKEFIWKKEKDSSKEFIYITYEPIQLFKDSPQEEGSSEIGRDQTIYINPKDKKE